One Desulfuromonas sp. DNA window includes the following coding sequences:
- the prmC gene encoding peptide chain release factor N(5)-glutamine methyltransferase → MGETWTVLRILQWTAGHFAQKGIEGGRLDAELLLGYTLGLDRVGLYMNFDRPLTPEELGRFRQQVQRRAGREPLAYIQGETEFWSLPLRVGPDVLIPRPETEILVEEALKRATPSSIVLDVGTGSGAIAVALSHELPGASVTGFDISPGALQVAAENARRNGVQGRLKWIAGDLARLPAGPYDLIVSNPPYIPKGEMAGLMPEVGGFEPHLALCGGADGLDCYRHLARQAPGCLRSGGWLLLEVGAGQDNAVRDLLDRAGLTETFCRADYAGIGRVVGGRLSDQDI, encoded by the coding sequence TTGGGCGAGACCTGGACGGTGCTCCGCATCCTGCAGTGGACCGCGGGGCATTTCGCGCAAAAGGGGATCGAAGGGGGGCGGCTCGACGCCGAACTCCTTCTCGGCTACACTCTCGGCCTGGACCGGGTGGGGCTCTACATGAATTTCGACCGCCCCCTCACCCCCGAGGAACTCGGCCGCTTCCGGCAACAGGTTCAGCGGCGGGCCGGGCGTGAGCCGCTGGCCTACATCCAGGGAGAGACGGAATTCTGGTCCCTGCCGCTTCGGGTCGGGCCGGATGTCCTCATCCCCCGCCCGGAGACGGAGATCCTTGTGGAGGAGGCGCTGAAGAGGGCGACCCCCTCCAGCATCGTCCTCGACGTGGGGACGGGCAGCGGCGCCATCGCCGTGGCCCTGTCGCACGAACTTCCCGGAGCGTCGGTCACGGGGTTCGACATTTCGCCCGGAGCGCTTCAGGTGGCGGCAGAAAACGCCCGGCGCAACGGAGTACAAGGGCGCCTGAAGTGGATTGCGGGGGACCTGGCCCGGCTGCCTGCCGGGCCCTACGACCTGATCGTTTCCAACCCCCCCTACATCCCGAAGGGAGAGATGGCGGGGCTTATGCCGGAGGTGGGCGGCTTCGAGCCGCACCTCGCCCTGTGCGGCGGCGCCGACGGCCTGGACTGCTACCGGCACCTGGCCCGCCAGGCTCCCGGTTGCCTGCGCAGCGGAGGCTGGCTGCTATTGGAGGTCGGGGCCGGACAGGACAACGCGGTGCGCGACCTGCTGGACCGGGCGGGGCTGACCGAGACCTTTTGCCGGGCGGACTACGCGGGAATCGGCCGGGTGGTGGGCGGCCGTCTGAGCGACCAAGACATCTAA